A stretch of the Notolabrus celidotus isolate fNotCel1 chromosome 3, fNotCel1.pri, whole genome shotgun sequence genome encodes the following:
- the LOC117810681 gene encoding adhesion G-protein coupled receptor G5, with product MMVPFLLLLLLSGLMANELCFQISDGIISMSSTECNVTDNRKVYSPCIFSGYNCMPQCTVQSPQKRMFNGSLTCFDIETTFDDRMVEHTTQGITCKCHICHPIPVMKLLNDLSRNDSLQTEIMKLYHIIHSCDKLFAINDYLMRNFIKVEKNIIHNIMENTQLEAGGNKTYNMEDLSLNVININEAILNLMGKNSTIQVEAPQLWTENESFIPDVWLPVDALRDLPQETRTIGLVSYKSPILFQSPHQFQQEQISSMILRIELLGDQQFQNLPTSVMMIFRTFLELKNLDNDTWLECRFFDEQDWVWKNDGCETDTETFHPLGFGGKTGHILDRSPTNYSETFNDQITCRCNHTTPFAVLLIRDPIAQIHWEILSYISYIGCGLSAFFTALSLVIYVFSRNQKTDYSISIHVSLSGALFLLNTTFLLTEWGATVKLDWVCVFVAALMHYSLLCCFTWMAIEALHLYLLLIKVFNTDYKHYLVKLSLAGWGIPAVIVAVSVGMKDFKQFYGVTHMTMADTNQTNSICWITDDSFFYSLNLVYFTLIFIFNTGILVAVGSSICKMKQMLRSRSKLGAKAEVRKSLRDPQRFTESCKGGLTVLSLTCLMGTTWGLAFLGSGYINYPILYLFCILNSTQGFFIFLWICLSAKKQRKREMEEKLSSTPVRTLATKSE from the exons ATGATGGTTCCCTTCCTGCTGTTACTGCTGCTGTCTGGACTCATGGCTAATGAAC tttgttttcagaTATCAGATGGAATCATTTCCATGAGCTCAACAGAGTGCAATGTTACTGATAACAGAAAAGTTTACTCTCCTTGTATATTCAGTGGATACAACTGCATGCCCCAGTGCACTGTCCAAAGTCCCCAAAAAAGGATGTTCAATGGTTCCTTAACCTGCTTTGACATTGAGACCACATTTGACGACCGCATGGTGGAGCACACAACACAGG gTATTACCTGCAAGTGTCACATTTGCCATCCAATCCCAGTCATGAAGCTGCTAAATGACCTGAGCCGTAACGAttctctgcagactgaaatAATGAAACTCTATCACATAATACATTCATGCGACAAGCTCTTTGCTATTAACGATTATCTCATGAGAAACTTCATTAA agtggaaaaaaacatcatCCATAACATTATGGAGAACACCCAGCTTGAGGCTGGAGGCAACAAAACTTACAACATGGAAGATTTATCACTGAATGTGATCAATATCAATGAGGCTATACTCAACTTAATGGGAAAAAACTCCACGATCCAGGTCGAGGCTCCACAG CTGTGGACTGAGAATGAGTCTTTTATTCCTGATGTTTGGCTGCCTGTGGACGCGCTGCGTGATCTCCCACAGGAGACTAGGACCATTGGTTTGGTCAGCTACAAGTCGCCCATCCTTTTCCAA TCTCCTCATCAGTTCCAACAGGAGCAAATCTCATCAATGATTCTCAGGATAGAGCTGCTGGGGGATCAGCAATTTCAAAATCTGCCAACATCAGTCATGATGATTTTCAGAACTTTTCTTGAACTAAAAAACCTGGAT aATGACACGTGGTTAGAGTGTCGCTTTTTTGATGAACAAG ATTGGGTCTGGAAAAATGATGGATGTGAGACTGACACTGAAACCTTCCACCCATTGGGCTTCGGGGGGAAGACAGGGCacatcctggacaggtcgccaaccaatTACAGTGAAACCTTTAATGACCAAATCACTTGCAGATGTAATCATACGACACCATTCGCCGTGTTGCTG ATAAGAGACCCGATTGCACAAATCCACTGGGAAATACTGTCATACATCAGTTACATTGGCTGTGGTCTGTCTGCCTTCTTCACTGCTTTGTCTCTCGTCATTTATGTCTTCAGTCG AAACCAGAAAACAGATTACTCCATCTCCATTCATGTCTCTCTGAGCGGGGCCTTGTTCCTGCTCAACACCACCTTCCTGCTGACGGAGTGGGGGGCCACAGTGAAACTGgactgggtgtgtgtgtttgtggccgCTCTCATGCATTACTCCCTGCTCTGCTGTTTCACCTGGATGGCCATAGAGGCTCTTCACCTGTACCTCTTGCTGATAAAGGTGTTCAACACCGACTACAAGCACTACCTGGTCAAACTGTCTCTGGCTGGATGGG GGATCCCTGCTGTAATCGTGGCGGTGTCTGTGGGAATGAAGGACTTCAAACAGTTCTATGGAGTTACACACATGACCATGGCTGATACCAACCAAACCAACTCCAT CTGCTGGATCACAGACGACTCCTTCTTCTACTCCTTGAATCTGGTCTACTTCACCCTCATATTCATCTTTAACACCGGCATACTGGTGGCAGTGGGTTCCAGTATCTGCaagatgaaacaaatgttgagGAGCAGGTCCAAGCTCGGTGCCAAGGCTGAGGTGCGAAAAAGCCTAAGAGACCCGCAGAGGTTCACTGAGTCCTGCAAGGGGGGTCTTACTGTGTTAAGTCTCACCTGCCTGATGGGGACCACCTGGGGTTTGGCCTTCTTGGGCTCAGGATACATCAACTACCCAATTCTCTACCTCTTCTGCATCCTCAACTCCACACAAG
- the LOC117809972 gene encoding adhesion G-protein coupled receptor G2-like isoform X2 — MKIKVHPINMTIQVILQFDVERKRQQVRCFNIYYGLKEMCFICLFKKSVTHQKYKSVRFSGVSDARFCMQDVDNVLKKGSREETFQAMKSLKQVLEDTEVNETTSMSTNTLVALLYKPKGPFAGLEIYASENEATSEKTLTNSKVSVCLPSEIGAGSNNTIVFCMLTWSGTNKTSDILYEDRLVGLSVRGKNISGLQQRVNITINLTMEINDNQKPSCRFLDFSTYNFSEDGCTTLWRPGQSQVICSCDHLTYFAVLLVSADLPVEHQEILSYITLIGCSLSLFVLVITVLLFIINRKVRADVSMKVHINLAISLILLNVHFLPSHTVAALAHSGLCLYFALALHYSLLATFSWMALEGFHLYLLLVRVFNIYIRRYLLKLSLVGWGVPVVIVSLVIIIDRDAYGISPLDSKNPNSTEICYIVNDTVKMVTTVGMFSLVFCFNLIMLGVTIRRLVSLRKKKQSEYIDRDRAKQDICTLLGVTVLLGIPWGLVFFSFGYLTVPGHYAFCILNSLQGFFIFLRFLMSLRKIRNSTAMMSFKTQSTNS; from the exons ATGAAAATAAAGGTTCACCCCATAAACATGACAATCCAGGTAATCCTCCAATTCGATGTGGAAAGAAAAAGGCAGCAGGTgagatgttttaatatttattatggtttgaaggaaatgtgttttatatgtttatttaaaaaatctgtaaCTCATCAAAAATATAAATCTGTACGCTTCTCAGGGGTCTCAGATGCCAGATTTTGTATGCAGGACGTAGACAACGTCTTGAAAAAAGGAAGCCGTgaagaaacttttca AGCCATGAAGAGCCTTAAACAGGTTCTGGAGGACACAGAGGTGAATGAGACGACATCCATGTCTACCAACACTTTGGTGGCGTTGCTGTACAAACCTAAAGGCCCCTTTGCAGGCCTTGAAATCTATGCGAGTGAAAATGAG GCAACATCAGAGAAGACTCTCACCAACAGCAAAGTGAGTGTTTGCCTGCCGAGTGAGATAGGTGCTGGATCAAACAACACAATCGTGTTCTGCATGCTTACCTGGTCTGGAACAAACAAG ACCTCAGATATTTTATATGAGGACAGACTGGTTGGCTTGAGCGTGCGGGGGAAGAATATTTCTGGATTACAGCAACGAGTCAATATCACAATAAATCTCACCATGGAAATAAAT GACAACCAGAAGCCCAGCTGTAGATTCTTAGATTTTTCAACATACA ATTTTAGTGAGGATGGCTGCACCACCCTGTGGAGGCCTGGTCAGAGTCAGGTCATCTGCTCCTGTGATCACCTCACATACTTTGCTGTGCTCCTG GTGTCAGCTGACCTCCCAGTCGAGCATCAGGAGATTCTGTCATACatcactctgattggctgcagtctGTCTCTTTTCGTCCTGGTCATCACAGTTCTGCTTTTCATCATTAACAG AAAAGTCAGAGCAGACGTCTCCATGAAGGTCCACATTAACCTGGCCATTTCTCTGATCCTCCTCAACGTGCACTTCCTCCCCAGCCACACAGTGGCAGCACTAGCCCACTCTGGTCTTTGTCTTTACTTTGCCCTTGCCCTTCACTACTCACTGCTGGCTACATTCAGCTGGATGGCTCTGGAGGGGTTTCACCTCTACCTCCTGTTGGTCAGAGTCTTCAACATCTACATCAGGAGATACCTGCTCAAACTCAGCCTGGTGGGATGGG gtgtCCCTGTAGTCATTGTGTCCCTGGTGATCATTATAGACAGAGACGCGTATGGTATATCCCCACTGGACTCCAAGAACCCAAACAGCACTGAAAT aTGCTACATAGTCAATGACACGGTGAAGATGGTGACCACAGTGGGGATGTTCAGCTTGGTGTTCTGCTTTAACCTGATCATGTTAGGAGTGACGATCAGACGTCTTGTGAGTCTccgtaaaaaaaaacag TCTGAATACATCGACCGTGACAGAGCGAAGCAAGACATATGCACCCTGCTGGGAGTCACCGTTCTTCTTGGCATCCCCTGGGGGCTGGTCTTCTTCTCTTTTGGTTACCTGACTGTTCCTGGACACTATGCCTTCTGCATCCTGAACTCACTGCAAG GTTTCTTCATCTTCCTGCGATTCTTGATGTCTTTGAGAAAAATTAGAAACTCTACTGCTATGATgagctttaaaacacaaagcacCAACAGCTAA
- the LOC117809972 gene encoding adhesion G-protein coupled receptor G5-like isoform X1, translating to MERWLLFWLVLSLVSLNVTCKHPDQNKGVGKNPCKRPDQDKNQGSGQDRNQDLAHNQNKRHARSQESGENHGSSEDHSQGSSEVQNQGSAKDQSKRQARSQESRENHGSSEDHSQGSSEVQNQGSAKDQSERQAQSQESRENHGSNEDHSQGSSEVQNQGSAKDQSKRQARSQESRENHGSSEDHSQGSGQDAMQKAGGDGHKGSGEGQGHRTGQNQNQSLDKNKESQSGHDQGSNQNKNQSSHSDHSNGLNMGGNQGMGSKENTPPGHHENKGSPHKHDNPGNPPIRCGKKKAAGVSDARFCMQDVDNVLKKGSREETFQAMKSLKQVLEDTEVNETTSMSTNTLVALLYKPKGPFAGLEIYASENEATSEKTLTNSKVSVCLPSEIGAGSNNTIVFCMLTWSGTNKTSDILYEDRLVGLSVRGKNISGLQQRVNITINLTMEINDNQKPSCRFLDFSTYNFSEDGCTTLWRPGQSQVICSCDHLTYFAVLLVSADLPVEHQEILSYITLIGCSLSLFVLVITVLLFIINRKVRADVSMKVHINLAISLILLNVHFLPSHTVAALAHSGLCLYFALALHYSLLATFSWMALEGFHLYLLLVRVFNIYIRRYLLKLSLVGWGVPVVIVSLVIIIDRDAYGISPLDSKNPNSTEICYIVNDTVKMVTTVGMFSLVFCFNLIMLGVTIRRLVSLRKKKQSEYIDRDRAKQDICTLLGVTVLLGIPWGLVFFSFGYLTVPGHYAFCILNSLQGFFIFLRFLMSLRKIRNSTAMMSFKTQSTNS from the exons ATGGAGAGGTGGCTCCTCTTTTGGCTGGTCCTGTCTTTGGTGTCTCTTAACGTCACCTGCAAACATCCTGATCAAAACAAAGGTGTAGGCAAGAATCCATGTAAGAGGCCAGATCAGGATAAAAATCAGGGTTCAGGTCAAGATCGAAATCAAGATTTAGCtcataatcaaaataaaaggcATGCTCGAAGTCAAGAATCAGGGGAGAATCATGGTTCGAGTGAAGATCATAGTCAAGGTTCAAGTGAAGTTCAAAATCAAGGTTCAGCTAAGGATCAATCTAAAAGGCAGGCTCGAAGTCAAGAATCAAGGGAGAATCATGGTTCGAGTGAAGATCATAGTCAAGGTTCAAGTGAAGTTCAAAATCAAGGTTCAGCTAAGGATCAATCTGAAAGGCAGGCTCAAAGTCAAGAATCAAGGGAGAATCATGGTTCGAATGAAGATCATAGTCAAGGTTCAAGTGAAGTTCAAAATCAAGGTTCAGCTAAGGATCAATCTAAAAGGCAGGCTCGAAGTCAAGAATCAAGGGAGAATCATGGTTCAAGTGAAGATCATAGTCAAGGTTCAGGTCAAGATGCGATGCAAAAAGCAGGTGGAGATGGACATAAAGGATCAGGAGAGGGCCAGGGTCATAGAACAggtcaaaatcaaaatcagagtttagataaaaataaagaaagccaGTCAGGTCATGATCAAGGTTCAAATCAGAATAAAAATCAAAGTTCTCATTCGGACCATTCTAATGGTTTAAATATGGGTGGTAATCAAGGTATGGGTTCGAAAGAAAACACACCTCCGGGTCATCATGAAAATAAAGGTTCACCCCATAAACATGACAATCCAGGTAATCCTCCAATTCGATGTGGAAAGAAAAAGGCAGCAG GGGTCTCAGATGCCAGATTTTGTATGCAGGACGTAGACAACGTCTTGAAAAAAGGAAGCCGTgaagaaacttttca AGCCATGAAGAGCCTTAAACAGGTTCTGGAGGACACAGAGGTGAATGAGACGACATCCATGTCTACCAACACTTTGGTGGCGTTGCTGTACAAACCTAAAGGCCCCTTTGCAGGCCTTGAAATCTATGCGAGTGAAAATGAG GCAACATCAGAGAAGACTCTCACCAACAGCAAAGTGAGTGTTTGCCTGCCGAGTGAGATAGGTGCTGGATCAAACAACACAATCGTGTTCTGCATGCTTACCTGGTCTGGAACAAACAAG ACCTCAGATATTTTATATGAGGACAGACTGGTTGGCTTGAGCGTGCGGGGGAAGAATATTTCTGGATTACAGCAACGAGTCAATATCACAATAAATCTCACCATGGAAATAAAT GACAACCAGAAGCCCAGCTGTAGATTCTTAGATTTTTCAACATACA ATTTTAGTGAGGATGGCTGCACCACCCTGTGGAGGCCTGGTCAGAGTCAGGTCATCTGCTCCTGTGATCACCTCACATACTTTGCTGTGCTCCTG GTGTCAGCTGACCTCCCAGTCGAGCATCAGGAGATTCTGTCATACatcactctgattggctgcagtctGTCTCTTTTCGTCCTGGTCATCACAGTTCTGCTTTTCATCATTAACAG AAAAGTCAGAGCAGACGTCTCCATGAAGGTCCACATTAACCTGGCCATTTCTCTGATCCTCCTCAACGTGCACTTCCTCCCCAGCCACACAGTGGCAGCACTAGCCCACTCTGGTCTTTGTCTTTACTTTGCCCTTGCCCTTCACTACTCACTGCTGGCTACATTCAGCTGGATGGCTCTGGAGGGGTTTCACCTCTACCTCCTGTTGGTCAGAGTCTTCAACATCTACATCAGGAGATACCTGCTCAAACTCAGCCTGGTGGGATGGG gtgtCCCTGTAGTCATTGTGTCCCTGGTGATCATTATAGACAGAGACGCGTATGGTATATCCCCACTGGACTCCAAGAACCCAAACAGCACTGAAAT aTGCTACATAGTCAATGACACGGTGAAGATGGTGACCACAGTGGGGATGTTCAGCTTGGTGTTCTGCTTTAACCTGATCATGTTAGGAGTGACGATCAGACGTCTTGTGAGTCTccgtaaaaaaaaacag TCTGAATACATCGACCGTGACAGAGCGAAGCAAGACATATGCACCCTGCTGGGAGTCACCGTTCTTCTTGGCATCCCCTGGGGGCTGGTCTTCTTCTCTTTTGGTTACCTGACTGTTCCTGGACACTATGCCTTCTGCATCCTGAACTCACTGCAAG GTTTCTTCATCTTCCTGCGATTCTTGATGTCTTTGAGAAAAATTAGAAACTCTACTGCTATGATgagctttaaaacacaaagcacCAACAGCTAA
- the LOC117809972 gene encoding adhesion G-protein coupled receptor G2-like isoform X3 encodes MKSLKQVLEDTEVNETTSMSTNTLVALLYKPKGPFAGLEIYASENEATSEKTLTNSKVSVCLPSEIGAGSNNTIVFCMLTWSGTNKTSDILYEDRLVGLSVRGKNISGLQQRVNITINLTMEINDNQKPSCRFLDFSTYNFSEDGCTTLWRPGQSQVICSCDHLTYFAVLLVSADLPVEHQEILSYITLIGCSLSLFVLVITVLLFIINRKVRADVSMKVHINLAISLILLNVHFLPSHTVAALAHSGLCLYFALALHYSLLATFSWMALEGFHLYLLLVRVFNIYIRRYLLKLSLVGWGVPVVIVSLVIIIDRDAYGISPLDSKNPNSTEICYIVNDTVKMVTTVGMFSLVFCFNLIMLGVTIRRLVSLRKKKQSEYIDRDRAKQDICTLLGVTVLLGIPWGLVFFSFGYLTVPGHYAFCILNSLQGFFIFLRFLMSLRKIRNSTAMMSFKTQSTNS; translated from the exons ATGAAGAGCCTTAAACAGGTTCTGGAGGACACAGAGGTGAATGAGACGACATCCATGTCTACCAACACTTTGGTGGCGTTGCTGTACAAACCTAAAGGCCCCTTTGCAGGCCTTGAAATCTATGCGAGTGAAAATGAG GCAACATCAGAGAAGACTCTCACCAACAGCAAAGTGAGTGTTTGCCTGCCGAGTGAGATAGGTGCTGGATCAAACAACACAATCGTGTTCTGCATGCTTACCTGGTCTGGAACAAACAAG ACCTCAGATATTTTATATGAGGACAGACTGGTTGGCTTGAGCGTGCGGGGGAAGAATATTTCTGGATTACAGCAACGAGTCAATATCACAATAAATCTCACCATGGAAATAAAT GACAACCAGAAGCCCAGCTGTAGATTCTTAGATTTTTCAACATACA ATTTTAGTGAGGATGGCTGCACCACCCTGTGGAGGCCTGGTCAGAGTCAGGTCATCTGCTCCTGTGATCACCTCACATACTTTGCTGTGCTCCTG GTGTCAGCTGACCTCCCAGTCGAGCATCAGGAGATTCTGTCATACatcactctgattggctgcagtctGTCTCTTTTCGTCCTGGTCATCACAGTTCTGCTTTTCATCATTAACAG AAAAGTCAGAGCAGACGTCTCCATGAAGGTCCACATTAACCTGGCCATTTCTCTGATCCTCCTCAACGTGCACTTCCTCCCCAGCCACACAGTGGCAGCACTAGCCCACTCTGGTCTTTGTCTTTACTTTGCCCTTGCCCTTCACTACTCACTGCTGGCTACATTCAGCTGGATGGCTCTGGAGGGGTTTCACCTCTACCTCCTGTTGGTCAGAGTCTTCAACATCTACATCAGGAGATACCTGCTCAAACTCAGCCTGGTGGGATGGG gtgtCCCTGTAGTCATTGTGTCCCTGGTGATCATTATAGACAGAGACGCGTATGGTATATCCCCACTGGACTCCAAGAACCCAAACAGCACTGAAAT aTGCTACATAGTCAATGACACGGTGAAGATGGTGACCACAGTGGGGATGTTCAGCTTGGTGTTCTGCTTTAACCTGATCATGTTAGGAGTGACGATCAGACGTCTTGTGAGTCTccgtaaaaaaaaacag TCTGAATACATCGACCGTGACAGAGCGAAGCAAGACATATGCACCCTGCTGGGAGTCACCGTTCTTCTTGGCATCCCCTGGGGGCTGGTCTTCTTCTCTTTTGGTTACCTGACTGTTCCTGGACACTATGCCTTCTGCATCCTGAACTCACTGCAAG GTTTCTTCATCTTCCTGCGATTCTTGATGTCTTTGAGAAAAATTAGAAACTCTACTGCTATGATgagctttaaaacacaaagcacCAACAGCTAA